cccctgggcatttgtcacaattcttcacaatctgatttactacaGTTTTACACAAattcctttacattgaaacaacgcAATGAGACAGTTTCACATTTCAGAGTGAGACATAAaccaagttacctcaactcctggcacttgtgcagcctgggtcccagccgctggattccttcacactgaatgtggcatttctccaggtcgaggtgttttattgtatcacagaatcCGATGACATGAGATAGGACTgcacagtcaatcggggtcagtgtcattccactgaatgaaactctttccacagatcccagtgcggcctgagccagcccacgattctgagactcaaacaggtagtgcaatgtgttcaggaggctccttttacctgCTTCACTCCatgtgtttccactctggcgttcaacttcctccttcacccagtcaatcacccggcaggttgtttgatgaggaaatggactcagaaactcctccaggccccgagctgtcattggggaggagagaccagcaacaaaacggagaaatacctcaaatcgcccatctgtcgtgctgtggacttcagtgaggaatttcaggatatccctgggatgtggattcaggaattgtgcgactgcagctacaaactcttggatggtgaggtgtgggaatgtgtacaccacgctccgggcAGAATATTCTctgtccaaaagctccatcaggaacccagacaggaactgggaagacTGCACattgtacttgatcaaatctccatctgtaaacacaatcttcttctcggacactcctctgaaggccatctgaccaaccctgagtaacacatcacgggggttctcaatctcacggccgtggtttttcaggatgttgtaaatatagtaggagtacagttgggtgatggtcttgggaactcgctgcgggtccctgacactttgtgtgaagaaggggcccagtgccagagcgaggatccagcagtaggagggattgtagctcatggtgtacaggatctcgttctccttcatgtatttgaaaacagcttctgccaccgtctgatcttcaaaatgcttgatgaaatattccttccgttcttCACAAtgaaatcccaggatttcagcccggatactgatctctgccttttccaataaatgtaacgcagtggggcgggtggtcaccagcactgaacaccctgggagcagcttgtgctggattaaactgtacacgaTATCAGACACCTTACACATGAATTCGGGATCTGTGCA
Above is a window of Hypanus sabinus isolate sHypSab1 unplaced genomic scaffold, sHypSab1.hap1 scaffold_1150, whole genome shotgun sequence DNA encoding:
- the LOC132386416 gene encoding NACHT, LRR and PYD domains-containing protein 3-like, yielding MEDVQQKHKETLRAQTETLRVNTILMREKVKVFQLVDRYAELTVISTVRDRKLVEHELLARGRDHEEWREKHLRGELKKIRTDQLFQSSFSRSKSKSGRSAAVAGVAGIGKTTMVQKIDYDWATGKIYQQFQFVFSFKFRDLNTINRRINLKELILDQHPYFGNILREVWKNPEGLLFIFDGLDEFNDTIDFADSRKDTETQSTCTDPEFMCKVSDIVYSLIQHKLLPGCSVLVTTRPTALHLLEKAEISIRAEILGFHCEERKEYFIKHFEDQTVAEAVFKYMKENEILYTMSYNPSYCWILALALGPFFTQSVRDPQRVPKTITQLYSYYIYNILKNHGREIENPRDVLLRVGQMAFRGVSEKKIVFTDGDLIKYNVQSSQFLSGFLMELLDREYSARSVVYTFPHLTIQEFVAAVAQFLNPHPRDILKFLTEVHSTTDGRFEVFLRFVAGLSSPMTARGLEEFLSPFPHQTTCRVIDWVKEEVERQSGNTWSEAGKRSLLNTLHYLFESQNRGLAQAALGSVERVSFSGMTLTPIDCAVLSHVIGFCDTIKHLDLEKCHIQCEGIQRLGPRLHKCQELRLGGNQLGDSGVKLVSAALRNPECKIQKLELGGVGLTDSGAEDLVSALSTNPSLTELNLSLNELGDSGVKLVSTALRNPECKINKLGLFNVGLTDSGAEDLVSALSTNPRLTGLNLRYNSLTDRSVPALRRLILTLPSLERIWLYGNQFNETGEKELRSLEGVTPGLRVDLNV